One window from the genome of Oncorhynchus gorbuscha isolate QuinsamMale2020 ecotype Even-year linkage group LG14, OgorEven_v1.0, whole genome shotgun sequence encodes:
- the LOC123995454 gene encoding LOW QUALITY PROTEIN: translation initiation factor eIF-2B subunit beta-like (The sequence of the model RefSeq protein was modified relative to this genomic sequence to represent the inferred CDS: inserted 1 base in 1 codon), giving the protein MPGADKETDLTERIEAFLADLKRGGSGTGPLRGSGEMARETTYLLRRITAQARWSSAGDLMEIIRNEGRRMTAAQPSETTVGNMVRRVLKIIREEYARSRGSSEETEQQESLHKLLTAGELSEENFRQHFVHLKANVIEAINELLTELDGTTDNIAMQALEHIHSNEVIMTVGRSRTVEAFLKDAARKRKFHVIVAECAPFCQGHEMATGLSKVGIETTVIADAAIFAVMSRVNKVIIGTQTVLANGGLRAVNGTHSVALAARHHSTPLIICAPMFKLSPQFPNEEDTFHTFVXPHEVLPFTAGEILSMVNVHCLVFDYVPPELITLFISNIGGNAPSYIYRLMSELYHPEDHKL; this is encoded by the exons atgCCTGGGGCAGACAAGGAAACAGATCTTACGGAACGAATCGAGGCTTTTCTTGCCGATTTGAAGCGGGGAGGCAGTGGGACAGGACCCCTCCGAGGGTCGGGGGAAATGGCCAGAGAAACCACATATTTGCTTCGGAGAATAACAGCCCAAGCACGATGGAGCAGCGCAG GTGACCTGATGGAGATCATTCGCAATGAGGGAAGGAGAATGACGGCCGCCCAACCGTCCGAGACCACCGTGGGCAACATGGTACGCCGCGTGCTCAAGATCATCAGGGAGGAGTATGCCAG GTCCCGTGGTAGCAGTGAGGAGACCGAGCAGCAGGAGTCCCTCCACAAGCTGCTGACGGCAGGGGAACTGAGTGAGGAGAACTTCAGACAACACTTTGTTCATCTCAAAGCCAACGTCATAGAGGCCATTAATGAACTCCTCACAGAGCTGG ATGGCACCACAGACAACATCGCCATGCAGGCCCTGGAGCACATCCACTCCAACGAGGTCATCATGACTGTCGGCCGCTCACGCACCGTCGAGGCCTTCCTCAAAGACGCAGCGAGGAAACGCAAGTTCCACGTCATCGTGGCCGAGTGTGCCCCCTTCTGCCAG GGTCATGAAATGGCTACAGGTCTCTCCAAAGTGGGCATTGAGACCACTGTGATAGCAGATGCTGCCATATTCGCAGTGATGTCCCGAGTGAATAAG GTCATCATCGGCACACAGACGGTTCTGGCCAATGGCGGGCTCCGGGCGGTCAACGGAACCCACTCTGTAGCTCTAGCAGCCAGACACCACTCTACTCCTCTCATCATCTGTGCTCCCATGTTCAAGCTCTCGCCTCAG TTTCCCAATGAAGAGGACACATTCCATACGTTTG TCCCACACGAGGTGCTTCCCTTCACAGCAG GAGAGATTCTATCCATGGTCAACGTGCACTGCCTCGTGTTCGACTATGTTCCTCCTGAACTCATCACTCTGTTCATCTCTAACATCGGCGGCAACGCTCCCTCTTACATCTACCGGCTGATGAGTGAGCTCTACCACCCTGAGGACCACAAACTGTAA